From Synergistes jonesii:
GGCGCTGGCCCCGGAACGGACGGCGCCGGCGGTTGGAACATCCTCCAGTACGGCGTCGGGCAGGGGCAGCCCTACAGCGCCGCCGCGGACGGCGGGCTGCTGATAATCGAGTGGTGAGCATCATGTTGTGACTGGGAGTGATAAAAAATGAAGATGCCAGAGCGCGACATCAACCGGCCTATGCAGGGCAAGGATTTTTTAGTCGAAGTCTATATTCCGGGCGTGCTCGGCAAATGGTGTGTTTTTGGCGGACAAAGGGACGGCTCCCTTGATGTTGAAGCGGATGTCGTCGACATGACGGAAGCGCGCTCTGACGGATGGGGATACGCGCGCGTTGCGGCTCGAAGCTGGAAGATGGATATAGATACGCTGTTCATGCTGACGGACGAAGCGCGCGACTACATACGTGTCGCCGCCGCGATGGGCACGCCCGTGTACTTGCGCATACGCGATTCCATCGGCGCCATGCGCACTGGACGCGGTATCATCACGGATACGAGCGAGGACTGGGCGCATGACGAAGCAGCGGGATTCTCGATCACGATAGAGGGCCTCGGCCCTCTAAATAATACATAGGAGGCTAATAAAATGGCGTATAAAACAATAAAACTTCGCGGTGACACGGCAACTAACTGGAGAACAAAGAATCCTATACTTGCAAACCGTGAAATAGTCTGGGAAAAGAGCACTTCCGGCAAGATACGTTTCAAGATA
This genomic window contains:
- a CDS encoding phage tail tube protein, translated to MKMPERDINRPMQGKDFLVEVYIPGVLGKWCVFGGQRDGSLDVEADVVDMTEARSDGWGYARVAARSWKMDIDTLFMLTDEARDYIRVAAAMGTPVYLRIRDSIGAMRTGRGIITDTSEDWAHDEAAGFSITIEGLGPLNNT